A stretch of Halococcus saccharolyticus DSM 5350 DNA encodes these proteins:
- a CDS encoding mechanosensitive ion channel family protein: MRAGVSGWLLQLGQSTGNGTDGNATGNVTVEGIGPVGRMLREFGIPYPKLLGAAISFVVALVVTYALGRAIVVPLFGRALDRRGLDTHEKKPIQRLLKILLFFVALAIAFRAARLSGFFTSLAAIAAAATLAIGLALQDTLSNFVAGAFIYADRPFRIGDWIEWPGGNGTYAGVVEDITFRVTRVRTFDNELLTVPNAVLTGGVIKNPVANDELRITFTFGIGYEDDIEQATDIILDEAEKHPDILDDPAPTVRMSDAALADSYVGLVSRFWIANPNRADFLQIRGEYVKSVKQRFDEAGIDIPYPQVDISGGVAVESGSRIEQFE, encoded by the coding sequence ATGCGCGCTGGCGTGTCGGGATGGCTGTTGCAGCTGGGACAGTCGACAGGCAACGGGACCGATGGGAACGCGACCGGGAACGTCACCGTCGAGGGGATCGGGCCAGTCGGTCGAATGCTGCGTGAGTTCGGCATCCCGTATCCGAAACTTCTCGGTGCAGCGATTTCGTTCGTGGTCGCGCTGGTCGTGACCTACGCGCTCGGTCGGGCGATCGTCGTTCCGCTGTTCGGCCGGGCGCTCGACCGTCGTGGCCTCGATACTCACGAGAAAAAACCGATTCAGCGACTCCTGAAGATCCTGCTCTTTTTCGTCGCGCTCGCGATCGCGTTTCGGGCCGCCCGTCTCTCCGGGTTCTTCACCTCACTGGCGGCGATCGCAGCGGCTGCGACGCTCGCGATCGGGCTTGCGCTCCAGGATACCCTCTCGAACTTCGTCGCGGGGGCGTTCATCTACGCCGATCGGCCGTTCCGGATCGGCGACTGGATCGAGTGGCCGGGCGGCAACGGGACGTACGCCGGCGTGGTCGAGGACATCACGTTCCGTGTCACACGGGTCAGAACCTTCGACAACGAGCTCCTCACGGTGCCGAACGCCGTGCTCACTGGCGGCGTCATCAAGAACCCGGTGGCGAACGACGAGCTCCGGATCACGTTCACGTTCGGGATCGGCTACGAGGACGACATCGAGCAGGCGACCGACATCATCCTCGACGAAGCCGAAAAGCATCCCGATATCCTCGACGACCCGGCCCCCACGGTCCGGATGAGTGACGCCGCGCTCGCGGACTCCTACGTGGGGCTGGTCTCGCGCTTCTGGATCGCGAACCCCAACCGGGCGGACTTCCTCCAGATCCGAGGCGAGTACGTGAAAAGCGTCAAGCAGCGCTTCGACGAGGCCGGCATCGATATCCCCTACCCGCAGGTCGACAT
- a CDS encoding YhbY family RNA-binding protein encodes MTTDERTLRERAHEVDATLRVGKGGIDAVADELESQLRDRDLVKVKFLRAARGGTTTDELADRLAERAGADVIETRGNTATYH; translated from the coding sequence ATGACGACGGATGAGCGGACGCTCAGAGAGCGTGCCCACGAGGTTGACGCCACTCTCCGGGTCGGGAAAGGAGGGATCGACGCGGTTGCCGACGAACTCGAGAGCCAACTCCGCGATCGCGACCTCGTGAAGGTAAAGTTCCTGCGGGCGGCGCGTGGTGGGACGACGACTGACGAGCTGGCCGACCGGCTCGCGGAACGGGCCGGGGCTGACGTGATCGAGACACGAGGCAACACCGCCACGTACCACTGA